Part of the Candidatus Methylacidiphilales bacterium genome, ATTATATGCAGGAGGATGTGTTAGGGAGTGTGGTGCGGGTGACGGATGGGAACGGGGATGGTGTGTTGAGTGTGCGGTATGATGCGTATGGGCGGGCGAGGTATTTTACGCCGAGCGGTCAGCCGTATTACAGTGCGACAAAGCTGAGGGTAGGGTATACAGGGCGAGAGATGTTGGTGAATACGTGGGGTGGGCTTGGAGCGGGTTTATATGATTATAGAAACCGCATCTATAGCACAGTCCACGGCCGCTTCCTGCAACCGGATCCGATCGGCTTTGAGGCTGGGGATGTGAATTGGTATAGATATGTGGGGAATGGGGTGTTAAAGTATAGAGATCCGTGGGGGCTATGTTCCGGAGAGGTGTTCATGGGGCATAGGACGCTAGGGCCAGATAACGCGAATGAGCACTTCAAGAACAGGGAAGAACAGCGCAAAAATGGCTCTGATCCTGGGCCATGTTTTTATTTGACATGTAAAGGTGATGAGCTAAACAAGCAAGAAGGATTTGATAAAGATTCTGGGCCTGACTTGAATAACCATCCTCGAGGTTATGATTCTAGCAATGCAGGTGAAGATATTGATGGGGCCATCAATGCAGTAGCAAATAAGATATGTAAAGAGAAGCCTGACTGTTGCGAAGTGAAAGTTAAAGTTACATGTCAATTTGGTTGGTATGTAGTAGCAAGGAGGAATTTTATAGACACGTCGAAATGTGGAAAGACAAGAACTATTAAGTGTCCAAAGAAATGAAAAAGCAATTAATCATAGTTAAAATATGCATCAGCCTATTATGGATTGGTGAGTTGATAGCTGAGGACTATATAGACAATCCTCTTAGTCCTCAGGATATTGATAAGATAGACAAAGTGTTGATCGATTCGGGCATGGGAAATGAATGTATAATGAGTGAGATTTATGATGATTTTAAGTTGAATTTTATTAAAAACACATATCTCAAAGTTCCGAAACTTGAGAAGATCAAAAAGAGAAAGTTAGTAGGGGCTTCTTTTACTATATATTTTTTAGATAAGGAAAATAATCTGATAGCAAATGGGATATATGGATGTCTCTCAGAGAAAGAACATTACGTGCTCATCTTAAGGCGTGAATTTATACATCAATTAAATCAGCCGTATTTAAAACTAGAATTTCCAAATGTAAAAAATAATGTCATTCCTTATGGGAGGTGGAGAGATGATATAGATTATAATATGTATCAGTTATCGATGGGATTTGCAGATCGGATACTAGGCTTTAGTCCTGGATTTTAATTAGGTCTGTATAGAGGTTAACGAGGTCAAATCAATTTTTGCCAATTAAGAGTGAAATAATTCTGAATAAGTTGATATAAAAAAGGGAGGATGATTAGGACGAACGGACAACAATTTGATATTCGAGGTGGACACAGTAGGCGATGAAAAGTCATTATTCAGAGTATTTATTTGGGAATATAGTGCAGGTGACGAATTGGAACGGAGATGAGGTGTTGCGTGCGCAGTATGATGTGTATGGGCGGGTGAGATTTTTGCAGAATGGGCAACCCTATTACAATCATACGATGACGCGGTTTTGGTATACAGGGCGGGAGATGTTAGGGAATGAGTATGGGGGGATAGGAGCAGGGCTTTACGATTACCGCAACCGCATCTATAGCACGGTCCACGGCCGCTTCCTGCAACCGGATCCGATAGGGTTTGATGCTAAGGATGTGAATTGGTATAGATATGTGAATAATAGTCCGTTGAATTATACGGATCCGGAGGGGTTGGCTAAATATGTTGAGTATTTCATATGTCATGCATTATTTCAGCTAATAGATGGGCCAATCCCACCATGTGCTTTGTCAGTTGAAGGTCCCAAAGTAGCAGATGCTAACGAGGGTGTAGCCAGGAATAAAGCAAGGGCAGCTGCTACTCCACCTCCTCTAGGAACATGCTGTAAATTTAGAGAACTGCCACCAGCTTGTAGAACTGTATGGGACTATAAGTATCCTAATACTGCTTAGATTTCTATGGCTAAATTTATATTTATTTTTCTTTTCTTAATAACCAGTGTTAGTCTTTTCT contains:
- a CDS encoding RHS repeat-associated core domain-containing protein; the protein is YMQEDVLGSVVRVTDGNGDGVLSVRYDAYGRARYFTPSGQPYYSATKLRVGYTGREMLVNTWGGLGAGLYDYRNRIYSTVHGRFLQPDPIGFEAGDVNWYRYVGNGVLKYRDPWGLCSGEVFMGHRTLGPDNANEHFKNREEQRKNGSDPGPCFYLTCKGDELNKQEGFDKDSGPDLNNHPRGYDSSNAGEDIDGAINAVANKICKEKPDCCEVKVKVTCQFGWYVVARRNFIDTSKCGKTRTIKCPKK
- a CDS encoding RHS repeat-associated core domain-containing protein, which translates into the protein MKSHYSEYLFGNIVQVTNWNGDEVLRAQYDVYGRVRFLQNGQPYYNHTMTRFWYTGREMLGNEYGGIGAGLYDYRNRIYSTVHGRFLQPDPIGFDAKDVNWYRYVNNSPLNYTDPEGLAKYVEYFICHALFQLIDGPIPPCALSVEGPKVADANEGVARNKARAAATPPPLGTCCKFRELPPACRTVWDYKYPNTA